From the Nerophis ophidion isolate RoL-2023_Sa linkage group LG18, RoL_Noph_v1.0, whole genome shotgun sequence genome, one window contains:
- the LOC133536862 gene encoding claudin-4-like → MALQELGVSLTMIGVAGTILICALPMWKVTAFIGTRLVVMQVFWEGLWMTCVSEYTGQMQCKLYDALLDLSPELQAARGLVCISLVLGCLAFLVFLLGARCTKCLSHPGVKTRVVLGSGVVFCLAALASLVAVSWTANNVIRDFHNPRVPEVLKRELGAAIYIGFVTSGLMVCGGVILCASRPSPRTTFHSSVYTPARTSTHSGYAIKNYV, encoded by the coding sequence ATGGCTCTGCAGGAGCTTGGCGTCAGCCTGACCATGATAGGCGTGGCGGGCACCATCTTGATCTGCGCCCTGCCCATGTGGAAGGTGACGGCCTTCATCGGCACACGCCTGGTGGTCATGCAGGTGTTCTGGGAGGGTCTGTGGATGACGTGTGTCAGCGAGTACACGGGTCAGATGCAGTGCAAGCTCTACGACGCCCTCCTGGATCTGTCGCCCGAACTGCAGGCGGCGCGCGGCCTCGTCTGCATCAGCCTGGTGCTGGGATGTCTCGCCTTCCTCGTCTTCCTGCTGGGGGCCCGCTGCACCAAGTGCCTGAGCCACCCCGGCGTCAAGACCCGGGTGGTGCTGGGGTCAGGGGTCGTCTTCTGCTTGGCGGCCCTCGCCTCGCTGGTGGCGGTGTCCTGGACTGCCAACAACGTTATCCGAGACTTCCACAACCCTCGCGTCCCTGAGGTGCTCAAAAGGGAGCTTGGGGCGGCCATCTATATTGGCTTCGTCACATCTGGCCTGATGGTGTGTGGGGGGGTCATTCTGTGTGCAAGCAGGCCGTCGCCGAGGACCACCTTCCATTCCAGTGTGTACACGCCAGCCAGGACATCCACACACAGCGGCTACGCCATCAAGAACTACGTCTGA